gcttgtgaatgaacattaccctgagtaaagttcttcgattttctaaagttgacagatttataaggagaagcctatttctatatggtggcaaatgcacactagaatcccagttaagaccacgtagtgcaaatataatgaattgcttctgtactgactcaatgcgctttataaagttttggtaccctgggcaccagacacacgaacaatactctaagattggtcgtactaacgatgtgtagagggtcttagtcagatacggatcattaaactccttagcccatcgcttcacaaaaccgagtatacccgttgctttgcttaccattgatgaaatatgcatattaaaagtcagtttaggatcaaaaagaacgcctagatcacttacgacagatatacgctccaaaggcgtgctgtttaacgtatacgatgtcaaacttggcttcactctgtgaaatgtcattagtttgcacttcgagcaattcaaaactagtaaatttgcgtacaccaacattgaaatgagtccaagtctacctgaagaaactccacacgggaagactccgaaggcaacatcatatatatacctacatcgataaaaataattgaaCTCATATGACACCTTCTTTGTTTTTCGCCCCTAAATAATCAAGTTATGCCTTctaatataaagatatatataccaaattaaaggtaatgaaaTTTTCTTCAACACGATagtattaaagtattttgtcaataacatattttttcgacttattattcgatttatgataagttagcaatcattttcccataaaaacattattttattgTAGAAATTTCCTCTAAATAAAGATGTTTcatatatcaaacaaaaccttgttttattacctatctaaagacattacaattttcaagattgactcaatagtttcaaagatattttgttttaaaaaaatgtaaaatttaccttttgacgtggaattaccccTAGTTATTATatgcgcaaaaaaaaattatacggttgaactcaccataaacaccactaccgatactcatataaatttttttaatttgaccaatgtatgtattctgcacttaagccacgttttgggctatatctcgataccctagcctcccagttgtatgaaaattatcctgtactatagcaatcatcaacagctttcatttgatatccatattgtataaacagattctaggggtacccgggtccgcgttttgggctatatctcgagacgctagcctCCCATGTGCTCCTTTGCAAAAAACGTGAgtctccatgcatgcatgtatgaagtactcgctatggaccaaccgagtgctccaaaattaaccacaattcacacaaaaaatatggtccaattaacattgcgatgtcctaggactggaccatatactccagctccgcattacatcagagtaatccatggagtacccacagtccaataaacatcgtgtaatgATTACAAtctttaaaaacgagcaatgatcggcttacaatatattTGTGTCGAAACAttagttggtccattgctgcattacagtggagtataatggtaagtagtccagtggaccacatgatccaacgatttttacagggtaataatccgaaggcggaaaataaaaagtttaactcgttcaaaagatattaacgaaaaaccgaaaaaagacccgcgggtacctccgaaaccggggtggtatccatttttgcgcagaacacctacCAGGGGTgggtccaacaacaacaacagacccAAAccatatccgcacaaaacacatgttcataattttttttgtgggtaaacattacaacaaccacatgaaaatcgccaacttcaactacaaatatctccggatagagataaaatttttcttttccgccttcggattattgttttcgagattaatacgcgtctttagacacctctctcgatatttttttacgcgtattaacagtcgacccctcaactagacttttaccgaatttTTATATCTATGATTGTATTGCATGCACGTTACTAGAGaaaattgccgtctttcagtgagttttacagctccggctcacgctcaactctcacgggaatgctctggatcattgagagacttgagaagcagatgtcgtgaaattttcgcacacgtgaaatgtgataggcagatgtcgccgctgtttttcatttaactcatacggcgaaaggcttagcagcgacatctatttttgaaaaaagtaggtatattaaaggccgcgttgccaacctaaaaagaagtaattaacaaattatctggcgcacaaattgaaccagatttctatctggatttgtctggctcaaatcgttgttgttgcatttacatgcaaaattatttatctggctcaggattttgtcaccggatgatagctataatCGTTCATTATTTGGGGCTCCCTTTAAGCGATATTTGTGCTAGTTGGGTTAAGCTATAATCGACAAAAGGTTAGACAGCAAAAAAATTATcaatctatatatgtacatatatacagaaTCAAGgtcatacatatttaaattttttactttgaCAAACTGAATAAGTAAGCTCACAAAGTTCTGTTCAATAATCTTGAATGATAACGATATCAAGTACTGAGCTTTCTTCTCTCATTGCACATACACGCAATGACGGTGATCAACTTACAAACCCACTCCGCCCCCTTTTTTTGACATTGCCTattaccgccacggtgatgcacaattttttttgtgggtacaaacacaacaacaaccatattaaaatcgccaacttcaactgcaaatatctccggacagagataaattttttcggtaatagtctagttgaggggtcgactgctaatacgttaccaaaaatatcgagagagctgtcaaaagatgcatattaatctcgagaacaataatccgaaggcggaaaagaaaaattgtatctctgtctggagatatttgcagttgaagttggcgatttccatgtggttgttgttgtggttaaaCTCTAGGCAACTTTAATTGGAGTttgaactcgcactgaaaaaccgagcaTAAGTCGGAAAACAAATCATTAAGATCATGAAATAATAACATTAAATTCATTTAAAACTATGCTAGAAAAACGTAACATTTTCCACATCAAACTATATGGAATTActatattttttctaaaaaaattaaatttaaaacaatgagctacaaaaTTAAACACTCAAACGTATTTAACAATATTGAGATAAACACACTCTCTTAAATGTTTTTGAAGTTGAAACCTTCTCGTTTGGCTTCAATATCAATTATCCCaagggaaaattaaaaattttgcttatGCCAAACACATTCACAAAAAACTACTTAGATGCAGTTGCATCAGaatccatcccgacaactgatttaataacgtatatacatattttataatataattttgctcactatgtatgcttctgtaatccgtaattatatttggcggaaaagaaaaattttatctctgtctggagatatttgcagttgaagttggcgatttccatgtggttgttgttgtgtttgtacccccaaaaaaaattgtgcatcaccgtggcggtagccacggttataccacacacccggacttggcatggcgtagcccagggttattttttataatcgaggccaaaggccgccaacgcagaaaggtgttctgcgcaaaaatactatggatccgacccctggtttcggaggtacccgcgggtcttttttcggtttttcgttaatatcttttgaacgcgttaaaatttttattttccgccttcgggttattaatactgatgtcaagacgcgtcgtttgacacctctctcgatatttttggtagcgtattagcagtcgacccctcaactggaCTATTAccattttttcttttccgccttcggattattgttctcgagattaatacgcgtcttttgatacctcactcgaaaatcttggcccaactttagggtgggtaccgtaaactgcactacaaCCTTGTTTTTGCTTATTCATGCTTGCTGAGGTATTTGTACTTTGAtaaagcttaaacgataatttaACCCGAATTGAAATAATGTATGCAATCAGGTTCCAATTCGGCACCGGTGCATGACCTTGCACCTTTTTCATAAATGCCCGAAAAACCATAACAAATTATTTCACTTACCTCCTGCTCGAAGTAAACGGTACCCTTAGCATCACCGTTAATTACACATACAGCTTTTGCAGGCAtcctttttaatatatttaatactttttaatTGAAGGAATTAATTCGCAAGTGGTGATAAGTAAAATAGTTAAATGTCCCAAGCTCCAAAGTCAATTGACCGCAAAAATGAAAAGCAAGTCGAACAGAACAGTgcgcatagcggaacgatacaaggtggcagcatggtgacataccaacaaacataaataaaaatttcatgtactttgtttttgtaaattcgatggacaaatgtcaaaatcgtactgcgccgtattttgatgtatcaaatcaaataaaataagcttaaaatcagctgtcccatgctgccaccttgtatcattgcgCCTTGACAGTGCGAATTGAGACGAAATCCAattggaataacaacaaaaagttTGGTGCAATTATACAGAGTTGATTTATGACACAGGGCGTATAGCATCTCCAGTAGCTGAGTTCCAATTAACTCTGATCTAGATCACGATaggaatttaacatgcaaatgcaacaacaacgttgacCCGTATTACGTAtccgatcagtgactgaaaactatTTTCAATCATATAATACTTATGCAACTGTCAAACCTTttcgaaaaattataataagttatggatctaacgagtactatttttCGCTAGTACTCAGTTCTGCTCGACATCCTATACATTTTTACTTTTCCGAGCGCGCTTAAAGGGCCAcataatggtgacttatccataacgagataaaacagctgatcgaaccaaccttatggaaatcaatgtaatcgattaatggtgccataccataactctaaagccataaccatatcatagccaaccaattggtttttggtttttccccatatccataacctaaaaatatttgagttggagaatttattaacgtTTTGTAGATTTGAATTATTGtgttggatacgttttgactaagatacttattttttgtggtatgtgtttgtaattttttgcgttttcttcatttttatgaaatttttacgatttttaggttaaagcaccaacaactgatgccaatttgatatggataagtgaAAAtctggttatgactatggcgttagggttaaggaagtttaattggccctttaactccagttaaagttgactagagtttaaccttgccactttgttctaTCACATACAATTTTGCTGCCCATCTCGGCCTAAGCGGCCGGGTTAAACTCTAGGCAACTTTAATTGGAGTttgaactcgcactgaaaaaccgagcaTAAGTCGGAAAACAAATCATTAAGATCATGAAATAATAACATTAAATTCATTTAAAACTATGCTAGAAAAACGTAACATTTTCCACATCAAACTATATGGAATTActatattttttctaaaaaaattaaatttaaaacaatgagctacaaaaTTAAACACTCAAACGTATTTAACAATATTGAGATAAACACACTCTCTTAAATGTTTTTGAAGTTGAAACCTTCTCGTTTGGCTTCAATATCAATTATCCCaagggaaaattaaaaattttgcttatGCCAAACACATTCACAAAAAACTACTTAGATGCAGTTGCTCGGCATCAGaatccatcccgacaactgatttaataatgtatatacatattttataatataattttgctcactatgtatgcttctgtaatccGTAATTATATTTGGTctaattaattgttaaatttgtagattaataaataaataaataaactccgAGCTGATCCAAAATCAATCGGTGCTTGATCCATTTAACTTTAGGGTGGGGGGATCCGGGAAAAGTTATTAAATAACATGCACCCTAGTATGGGCAATCATGAGTTGAGTGCTCCCATTGGTACTCCCCTAATGAGTACAAGATGCCGCAATATGAACCATTgcggataagacaagtgtgattcctgcaaaaattgttggattacgtgttccatttacttcatgttggagtactctaacaatactcctttgcaatgcgtttgcggaccaccatcagtcgatcattgctcgttttttaacgacagtgatcacgacacgatgacgatcgaacagaggcGCACTggtgctaaataacataagaatattcgtagcaACTGTGGCAACCGGCTCAGACATAACCGGGGTGGCAACCCCACATACGAAAGAACAAACCAAAAGCAATCACCAATAATGGAAATGCAAGTGCACTTAACGGCTTACTAAAAAGTTAGATATACTCGAAGAGCGAATCGATCAACATACCGGTGAAGACGTGAAATATCATTTtactttaataaaatttcatttgtaatatttagtatatataagTTCCATAGTTTTTCTGTATAACATAAAAGTTACGTTAATTaaagtttttactaaaattaaacgggtttGACTACAGTAATAACCACAGTAACAAATATAAAGGTTGTATTGcgcctcttcatttactttcattttaaattaaattcactccgataattctttccgacaacacaattcctctttagtactttggcatatgatcctctgtgggtgctccatggagtactacagtgaaagtccATTGGAAaatactctcacgtatgtactctaaggaatactcacaaacaaagcgagactgggatcacctactcctctcctaggacatcgcaatgttaattggagcacattttttgtatgaatacagattagatttggagcagtcctatactccgaaaggagtattccttacattatttatagagtactcgcgttttttgaagggatatTTTAAGCTAGACCTCCAAATAACTAACAGATACGCTCACCTGACTTTTAAAATTACTATCGTGATCTCATCCTGTGTATCTTTTTGAATAAACCCTTACACGATTCATCGGGCGGATACTACTATATTGCCAAATCTTTACCTCTTTGATTCATGGGTGTAGTGTTTatccaaaatattttttctaaagtCCGggtttcagtgcgagtttaaaccaCAATTAGGGACGGTACACATACGAATTTTACGTAGTTTTGACTGGCATCAATTTGAAATACCGCACGtgaaggcgaattcagtaccaggtgttgttatcccaaaagctgattgcttcttcttgattattttccattcagcgccttgtactttaatacgtcagttaatcgaaatcaatggaaattttcttttgacttagtattcttctgcacggcgagttGATTTCGTTTTGCcgccacctggtatggattcgtctTTTCGCAGGTTAAACGTTTGCTTGTCACACCAAATGCAAAGTACTCAGTTTGATTttaagcaaagagtcagcgcatacgcgccttggtaaccacgctactgttggtagccataatttcgaaatagtaaaagacttcgtttatttgggaaccagcatcaacactagcaacaacatcagcactgaaatccagcgaagaatcaatcttgccaataaatgctactttggactaggtaggcaattgaaaagtaaagtcctctcttggcgaacgaaatcatactctacaagtcacttaacgtacccgtcctgctatatggggcagaagcatggaccatgacaacagcagatgaagcggctttgggagtgttcgagagaaaagttcttcgaaagatttatggacctctacgcgttggcgatggcgagtatcgaagaagatttaatgatgagctgtacgagctatacgcagatatcaacatagtccagcgaattaaaacgcagcggctgcgctggctaggccatgttatgcgaatgaaagatgatgctccggccaagaaagtgtttatatcggaacctgcctatggaagcagaggtagagggcgtccCCCATTCcgttggaaaacgatttaaactcccttgatgtgaccaattggcgccggttggtggagcaaaggcgcgccttgttggacggccataaccgtttagacggttaagcgccaattaagtaatatATTTAAAACCGATTAGCAGAAAATCGAAATAGTTTTGACAGATTTGAAGAGACAATAACAACAGAATGACAAATTTATAACATTCTCTAATCCCCTTGAAAACACAGAAAATTCACGGAAATCGGTCGTCGTTTAGGTCTtcagtcacaaacacacgcgcagaagatatacatatatgtacatatatagaaagATGTAGATGTGATCTAGCGAATCCTTTCGCAGTTTTTTAAAAATACCTCATGCAAActttctttacttgtttatttttgttaactaaatattaatgaattataaataGTTTACTTATTTTTTGCCATACCTACATCaacattaattaaattttaatttttaaaagcaGCCATGACTTTTCCCAAAAATTCTTGTACCTCTGGATTTTGCATCACAGCACGTTTTTTTGCGCTTAACACCATACCCAAAATATCCGGGCATTTTTCCTTGTCTCGCATGTATGTATCACGCCCATCCGTTTCATCGCCCCCGCCACCACAGCTACCTTCTTCAACGGCAGGTGATAAAGACAAAGCACCACTATTTGACCCTGCATTACCAACTGTTACTTGTACTGCAGTACCTACCACGGGCACTGGCTGCTTCTGACATTTGTTTTTACGAGCTCTACCACTATCTTCACCACCCGTTATTTGCATTTGTGATTTGGTGTCTTTTTTATCTGTTCGCTTTTGATAAGGTTTTCGTGTTTTTACTTGTTccctttgttgttgtttctctttCCTTTTCGATGTTGATTGCGGCGCAGTGACGTTGTTTCCTATCGAATTTACGTTTATTTTAGCTAATTGCTGAGTGTTCGCAACAATTTCCACGGCTTCACGTATTCTCTGTGTGTTCATAGAAGGGTGAGTAATTGGTGGTGCTATTTGTTGTGGCTCCTGTTGTTGGTCTTGGTTTTGATGTAGCCGACGTTTCACGTGTAAATTTAAGCGCTCCTTAATTAATCGGCGCGGTTGTACTTCCGTTTCCGGCAATTGTGATCCTTCTGGTTTTATAACTTGTAAATTTTCCGGTAAATCGGCCATTGCGCCCTTTTTTATTGTATGTTGATTATTTATACCTCCTATATGACTTCCCAGGTGGGTTGACAATTGGAATAGCAAAACATTAAGTATGTTTTCTTACTCGCGCGACGTTACCCGGCGTCACCCAAACTCtttaagaaaaactttgtaacttCGAAGTTTTGTTGCCAGGGACTCATCTCAAATATTCTGTTAAATTGGTATACTATAACATAGTTTCATACATTTTATGACGTGCCTATCTAAGTAGTGATTATCCTGAGGTATGACGGTATTATCTCAACAActatagtttttgttttgttacTGAAAGCTCTAATTATTATTTAGTGTGTTCTACGTCAAGAAAATCTTTGTCGCATCCCATAGTTCTGTGCCGGTATTACTTATTCCGATCAATGAAAACCACTTTCACACAAGccataactatgcaactgtctaACGAATTCTAAcaactaaagggccaattaatggtgacttgtaaccataaaaccataaccagataaaacagctgatcgaacctacctaatggaaatcaatgtaatcgattaatggtgccataccatagccaaccaattggtttttggtttctcgccatatccataacctaaaaatatttgagttggtgaatttaataactttttgtagattttattcgttgttttggatacgttatgactaagagacttattttttgtggaatatatttgtaaatgtttgcgttttcttaattttcatgaaattttcacgcttttaggttaaggcaccattaatcgatcacattggagatggttatggatatgggtatgcttacgactatggcgttagg
The Eurosta solidaginis isolate ZX-2024a chromosome 5, ASM4086904v1, whole genome shotgun sequence DNA segment above includes these coding regions:
- the LOC137252353 gene encoding uncharacterized protein — translated: MADLPENLQVIKPEGSQLPETEVQPRRLIKERLNLHVKRRLHQNQDQQQEPQQIAPPITHPSMNTQRIREAVEIVANTQQLAKINVNSIGNNVTAPQSTSKRKEKQQQREQVKTRKPYQKRTDKKDTKSQMQITGGEDSGRARKNKCQKQPVPVVGTAVQVTVGNAGSNSGALSLSPAVEEGSCGGGGDETDGRDTYMRDKEKCPDILGMVLSAKKRAVMQNPEVQEFLGKVMAAFKN